The Gemmatimonadota bacterium DH-78 region GCCAGACTCACCCCCCGACGCAGCGCGCTCGAGAGTCGTGGGCCGAGAATCTCATCGTCCAGGGCGAGGGGGGCCCGGGCCGAACCCCACACCAGTGTCGGCAGGCCGCCCACCATCGGCGCCTCCACCCGGAGGGAGTCGGCCCCGAGCGCGAGCGGTGCACCCACCGTCAGAGGCGCGCCGGAGACGGGCACGAGCGGATCGCGCCAGGGCAGCGCCCCGTCGGCCCGGAGTCTCAGAAGATCCACCCCGCGCAGCCGCTCGATGGCGAAACGATCGCCCCCCAGCGGTCGCACCTCGAGACTCCACCGCTCGAAATCGTGGAGCGACCCGTCGAGGCGCACGTCGAGTTCGGGCTCCCCCACCCCGATCCGGATGGCGTCGACGTTGGCGTCGAACCAGACGCCGCCCACCTCGAGCCGCTCGCTGCGGTGCCGGTGGGTTTCGACGTGGAAGAGGAAGAGATTGAACACCGCGACGCCGGCCAGCATCGCGACCGCACCCCGGAAGGGAGAGAGGTCGAGCCAACCGCGCACCCGCGGAATGGAGAAGGCCACCGCCCCCGCGAGTAGCGCGAGGAGCCAGAGCGAGAACCACGGCCAGTCCGGACGAATGCGGGCCGCCGCGAAGGCGCTCGCGGCGAGCAGAAGTCCGAGCGGCAGAACGATGCGGCGGCGGCCCCCGCCCCCGCCGGGCCGATCGACCCCCTCCGCCTCCTCCTCCGGTCCCACCCGCGGGTCCACCCCTTCCATCGCATCGCCTCCGGTCGAGAGGAGAGCGCGCTCGGCGCCCCTGAAGGGGCCTACGGGGGGGGCTGAAGTCCGGTTTCCCCGCGGGTCAACGCAGCGCCCGACGCACCGGCGGCGGGAGTTCCTCCACCCGCCCCGCCGAGGTCAGCGCCGAGACCCCGAGAAAGACGAGGGTCGACAGGAGGAGGGTGACGGCCGCGATGGAGACCCCGACCGGCAGCGTCCACGCCCCGGCGAGCGCCAACCCCTCGAACAGCACGGTGAGCCCGAGACCGGTGGCGATCGAGGCGACCGCCCCGGCGCGGGTGGCCCGCGGCCAGTTCAGCCCGATCGCGAGGGCCGGGACCAGCGTGGAGGCGAAGAGGCCCCAGCCGAAGATGGCGAGGAAGGCGAGCAGGGTGTCCGACACCACGGCGGTGACCGCCGCGGCGAGGCAGAGGGCGGCGGTGGCGATCCGGCCCGCGCGGAGCTCGTTCGCCACGGGGCGTCCGAGGGCGCGGGGCAGATCGCGCACCGCGGCGGCGGCCCCCACCGAGAGGAAGGAATTGACCGTGCTCATGATCGCCGCGGCCACGCCCGAGAAGACGAGGGCCGCGAGCAACCCGGGGGCGAAGCCGAGAAGAAAGGTGGGGGTGGCGTCGTCGGCATTCGCCAACGGCGCGACATCGCCCCGCAGTTCGAGGGCCCGCGAGGCGATGCCCACGCCCACGAAGAGCAGGATCATGACCACGAGCGCGAAGGTGGCGAGCGCCGGAAACCACCGCAGCCGCCGCGGATCGCGCACCATCAGGAACTTGTGCATCACGTGCGGCTGACCGAGCACACCCACGCTGTATACGAGGTAGAACCCGACCGCCGCGAGCGGGGTGAGTCGCCCCCAGGGCGCCAGAAACCCGGGATCCGCCTCGAGCAGCGTCGCCGACAGCCCGCCGAGCCCGCCGCCCACCTCGAGCACCGTCGCGAACACGAGGAGCGAGGCCACCGCCATCCACCCGCCCTGCAGCAGGTCGGTCCAGATGCCCGCCACGATCCCGCCGGCCACCGAGTAGGCCAGCACCAGCAGGGTGCCCAGCGCCACCCCGCCGAGCACCCCCGTTTCGAAGATGACGTCGAGCGCGACCCCCATCGCGAGCAGGTTCGCGGCGAGGTACCCGGTCACGGCCAGCAGAATCGACACCGCGGCGAGCCCCTGCGCGGCGGGCGACCCGAAGCGGACCCTCAGGGCGTCGGGAAGCGTGAGAATCGACTCCACCTCGGCCAGCGACCGCAGCCGGCGTCCGAGCACCCAGGCGGCGAGGGCGTTCGTGACCCCGGCCGGCAGCACGATGAACACGGCGCCGAGCCCCAGCGAGTACACGAGACCCGGTCCTCCGATGAAGGCGAAGCCCGACAGCGAGGCGCTCATCGTGGAGAGGGCGAGGGCGAGGAGCCCGATGCGGCGCCCCGCCACGAAGAAGTCGTCGGCCGATCGGGTACGGCGGGTGGCGGCGGCACCGATCAGGGCGGTGGCCACCATGTAGACCACGCCCACGGCGAGAATCAGGGTGGGGGTGCTCACTCCTCGTCCTCGGCCTCGAAGCCCCAGGCGTAGAGCAGGGGCACGACGAGGGCCGGGACGAGCCCGACACCGTACAGCACCAGGGCGGCCCCGGCGGGCAGCCCTCCGTAGAGAGGCGCTCCCGGTCCTTCGGGGGCTCCGATCAGGAGGGCGGCCGAGATCCCGCCCCCCACGACCAGCAGGATCGTCGCCACGGCCAGCAGCACGGGTCCGCGGCGGAAGCCACCCTGACCCACGCCGAGCGCCACGAAGGCGGCGATGAGGAGTGCGGTGGCCAGGGCGAGCGCCACCGCCGAGCCGACGGATGCGCCGCCCGCGGTGAAGGCGCTGGCATAGGCGCCGAGAGCCAGCACACAGGAGAGGGCGATGCCCCAGGGGGCGAGACGGGCTTCGGGTCGGCTCATGCGAGGAGACTCCCCCTCGCCCGCCCCGCCGTCAAGCCATGAGGTCCACCCGGCCGCGCACCCCGACCGAATCCGGAAACACCCGGTCTGCCTGACCGGCGGTGAGGTCGAAGGCCCCCCGCACGATGCCCTTGAGTACGGCCCGGGTGTCGAGGGTGGGGTGCAGGTCGCGGCCCTCGTAGAGCTGCCGGTCGGCCAGCCCGGGCCAGTCGGCTACGACCCGGCCCCCGGCCACCCGGGGCCCCAGCACGAATCCGGCCCCCGCCGTGCCGTGGTCGGTGCCCCGGGTGCCGTTGGGACGCGCGGTGCGACCGAACTCGGTCATGACCACCACGGTGGTATCGCTCCACCGTTCCTGCATCTCGTCGCGAAACGCCACCAGCCCCTCGGCGAGGCGGCCGAGCAGGCGGTCGAGCGGGCCGCCCACGAGCCCCTGGTTGGCGTGCGTGTCCCATCCGGACAGCTCGAGCGCCGCCACATTGGGGCCGGCCTCGGTGCGAATGAGCCGGGCCGCGGCCCGGAAGAGCTCGCCCACGTCGGCGTTGCGTCCGCCCCCCTCCCCCATCGACTCGTCGCCCACCCGGTCGCGCTGCTGCACCGCGGCCTCGAAGCGGTTGAAGAGACGCGGATCGGAGCGATAGAGCAGGTGCAGCCGATCGAGGTAGGCGTCGTCGACCGCGCCCAGCTCCGCCGGCGACCAGGTCGACACCGGGTAGGAGCCGATGAGCGACCGGGGCATGCCGGCCGCCACGGCGATGCCCGACCGCTCACCCTCCATCACCTGGAGGAGTCGGTTCAGCCAGCCGTCGGCCGACCCCTCCGGCCGGCCGAGTCCAGTCTCGAGCACCGCCTGCCCGTCGAAGTGACTCCGCGTCCGGAAGGGGATCGCCATGGCGTGCAGGGCCACCATCTCCCCCGCGTCCCAGAACTCGCGCAGAGGCTCGAGTCCCGGCGCCAGCCCGAAGGTGCCGTCGAGGCCGAACAGGTCGCCCGGCTCGAACGCCATCCCCGCGCGCAGGTCGGCGTACTCGGGGTCGCCGACCGGTACGAGGGCGGCGAGCCCGTCGAACCCGCCCCGCAGGAGCACGAAGACGAGACGCCCCGGCTCCGGGACGGAGGCGAACTGCACGGTGGGAAAGCCGAAGGTGGCGACGCCGCCGAAACACATGCCGGTGGCGTGCAGGAAGGTGCGGCGGTCGATGGTCATGGCTACCTCCACTGGAATCGGGGATCCGCGAAGGCGAGCGCCACCCGTTCATCGGTGGCGACCGCATCGTCGCGGAGAATCGCGTGCAGCGGATCACCCGCCTCGCGCTCCACGAGCGCGGCGAGCCGGACGGGGTCGTCCACGCGCGAACGACGCGAAACGGTCCGCGCCACGGTCCGGGCGAATTCCGCGCGGTTCAGGAGGCCGTCGGGGTCGGCCCACACGTCGGTGGTGTCGTCGAACCCCTTGGGTGAGGCCGGCGACCAGAGCGGCTGGCGCAGGTCGCGCAGCACGCCGAGCAGGGTGGGCGGCGCCTGACGCAGACCGAGGCCGCGCAGCACCGCCACCAGCCAGTCCTGCGGGGTGCGGAACTTCAGGTGGTCGGGCGCCCAGGCCTCCTCCAGATGGATGACCTCCCGCGCCACCTCGCGAAGGTTGCCCTCCGTCTCCGTGAATCGGCCTGCCAGACGGTCGACCGCGGCGGCCGGCGGGTCGTCGGCCACGAAGTGGCGCACGAGCTTGGTCGCCAGGAAGCGTGCGGTGGACGGGTGTCGAGCGAGGTCGCGAATCACCTGTTCGCCCTCGGCCACCCCGCTCTCGGCGTAGCGGCGGCCGAGCACCGTCTTCTCGCCGGGGTCGTGCACGAGCGGTTCGAACGAGAAGGCGGCCCGGCCGTTCGCCTCGCCCCGCAGGGCACCGACGGCGCCACCGAGCCCCGACACCGTCCACCCGGTGAGAATCCGCGCGAGCTCACGCACGTCGTCCTGGCCGTAGCCACCGTCCACCCCGAGGGTGTGCAGCTCCAGCAGTTCGCGGGCGTGATTCTCGTTGAGTCCGACCGGGGTGTCGGCCCTGCGACCGCGCCGCCGGGCGGCGGGCGAATCGGGACCGACGGAGCGCACGTTGTCGAGATAGGTGATCATCGCCGGATGCCGTGTGGCCTCCAGCAGGAGCGTCTCGAAGGGGCCGAGCACGAACGGGCGGATGGCCTCGCGCTCGTACGCGCCGGCCAGCAGTCGGGTCGGCACCTTCGCACCGGCGCCCACGCAGAGGTGGTTCGACCAGAAGGCCACCCACCGTTCCAGAAACGGCCGGTCGGCCGCGACCCGCGCGGTGAGACCGTCGACCGCGTCGGCTGTGACGTGCGCGCCGATCCGTCGGCGCACCTCCCGCGTCTCGGCCTCGTCTCCGGTGCGCGAGGCCGCGAGTTGGGCCCGGAGCAGACTCCCCGGGTCTTCGGTACCCTCCGGCGTGGGCCGCCGCTCCGGCTCGGAGGCCAGTTGGCTCTCGAGCCAGCCTCGCGGGTCGGCGTCGGCCCGTGACTCGTCGGGGCGGGCCCCGAGGCCGAAACGATTCAGTGCTCGATGCGCGGACACGGCGCCTCCGGTGAGGGGTTCTCGGGTTCGGTTACCCCCACCGATGTCCCTCCCCGGTCGGGTGTTAAATCTCGACCGAGCGCCCCCGACGACTTCTACCGCAACCGCGCGTCGAGGTCAGCGTCCGGGCGGGCCGGGCCGCGATCGCGCCGAGCCAGCCCCACTCCGACCGGGCCGAGACCCGCACGAATCCGCGCATCGTCAGCGCCCCGGGCCCGAACGCTCTCCGTCGAGATCCGAGTCGGCGCGGGCGACCACGCGCCGGACCGTCTCGATCGCTCCGCGGAAGAAGGCCGGATCGATCGTCGCCACGTCGTCGGTCGGACGGTGGTAGTCCGGGTGGTCCGCAACACCGAAATAGAGGAACGGCACGCCCGCCTGGTGGAAGGGCCCGTGATCCGAGGCCATGACCCAGTTGTCGGCACCCTGGTCCTCGGGGGTGTCGTGCCCGAAGCGGAGCGCCACGGGCTCCGCCGGCTCGACCGCCTCGACCAGGGGGCGCAGCGACGGCCACGGCCAGGTGCCGGCCACCCAGAGCTCGGAGGACGAATGGCCCACCATGTCGAGGTTCACCGCCAGCAGCAGATGCTCGATCGGCACCGGCGGCTCGTCCACGAAGTGGCGCGCGCCACGGAGTCCCCCTTCCTCGGCATCGGTGAAGAGGGCGATGATCGAGTGCTCGGTGGGGGTGTCGACCCACCCCCGCACGAGCGAGAGCAGACCGGCGGTGCCGGACGCGTTGTCGTCGGCCCCGTTGTACACCTCCCCCTCCCGGACTCCCAGATGATCGTAGTGCGCGGTGGTGACGATGTAGCGATCGGCGTGCGTCGTGCCCGGCAGGGTGACCCGCACGTTCACCCCCTCCCTCGGCTCGCTGTCCGGCTCCACGGACGTGTTCACGGCGAAGGTGTCGAGCGCGGGCTCGAGGCCCATCGAGCGGAGCTGCGCGACGATGTAGTCGCGGGCCAGACGCCCGCCTTCGGTGCCCACCGCCCGACCCGCCATGGAGTCGTGGGCGAGCACCTCCAGGTCGCGCATCAGCCGATCGCCCGGCGCGGAGTCGGCCGCGACCACGGAGTCGGTGGCGGCGGGTTCGGAAGGCTCGGACCGGCAGCCCGCGAAGAGCGGGAACGCACCGGCGAGGAGAAGGACCGGAACTCGGGGCAGTCGGAACATGGGCCATGGTACTCCCCGAGTCGCTCCGGGGTTCGTGGAGGCGGCGCATGAAGGCCGTCACCTTTCAGGCCATCGAGCGGGTGGCCGTATCGGAGTGCCCCGACCCGGCGTTGGAGGGCCCGCGCGACGCCGTGGTCGAGGTGGAGGCGGCAGGACTGTGCGGATCGGATCTGCACCCCTACTTCGGTCGGGAGCGCGGCATCGATCCCGGTACGATCCTCGGGCACGAGCTCGTGGGCCGGGTGGTGGCCGCGGGTCCGGATGCGGGGGTGCGGGTGGGCGACCGGGTCGTCTCGCCCTTCACCACCTCCTGCGGCCGCTGCGCCCCCTGCCGAAGCGGCCTGACGGCGCGCTGCGTCGAGGGGCAGCTGCTGGGATGGGTGGAGAACGGCGTCGGACTCCACGGGGCCCAGGCCGAGCGCATTCGGATCCCACTCGCCGACGGCACCCTCGTGCCCCTCCCCGAATCGCTCGAGGATCCCGCCCTGGCCCTCCTGGCCGGCGACATTCTGTCGACCGGGCTGTTCGGGGCCGACGCCGCGAGGGTCGAGGCGGGCCGGGTGGTGGTGGTGGCGGGGTGCGGTCCGGTGGGGCTGATGGCCATTCGGGCGTCGCTCCACCGGGGCGCGCGGGCGGTGGTGGCGGTCGACCGGGTGGAGTCGCGGCTGGCTACGGCCGCCACCTTCGGGGCCGAGGCGGCGCATCTCGACGGCGATCCCGCAGCCGTCGTCGCCCGGCTCACCGAGGGGCGCGGCGCCGACGCGGCCATCGAGGCCGTGGGGTCGCCCGGGGCCACGCGCACCGCGGCCGATCTGCTGCGACCCGGCGGGGTACTGTCCGCCGTGGGGGTGCACACCGAACCGCATCTGGCGCTGAGCCCGGGTGAGCTCTACGACCGCAACCTGACCTACGCGGCCGGCCGCTGCCCCGCGCGGCACTTCCTGCCCGAGGCGCTCGACATCGCGGTCCGCGACGCGGCCCTGTTGAGCACGATGATCACGCATCGACTCCCGCTCGCCGAGGCGCCCGAGGCCTACCGCGCCTTCGGGGCGCACCGGGAGGGATGGGGAAAGGTGGTGTTTCTGCCGGGCGGCTGATCAGCCGCTCTCGGCCACCCCGCGCCGGGTTCCCGCCTCGGCCCGCTGGCGAGCGCCCGGCGCGAGCCACCGGTCGAGGGCCTCGCGCAGCGCCGGCAGGGTGATCGGTTTGGTCAGGTAGTCGTCCATGCCGAGGGCCCGCGCACGCTCGCGCTCCGAGTCGCGGTCGTCGGCGGTGAGCGCCACGATCGGAATTCGATCGCACTCGGGGCGGGCGCGCAGCACCTTCGCGGCCTCGTAGCCGTCGAGATTGGGCATCCGCCCGTCGAGCAGGATCAGATCGAAGGATTCGCGCGCGGCGGCATCCACCGCCTCCTGCCCGTCGGGTACGGCGAGCACGTCGCACCCCAGCTTCTCGAGCATCGCCGTCGCGACCATCGTGTTCACGGCGTCGTCTTCGGCCAGCAGCACTCGCCGCGACACCGGCGCGCCCGCCTTCCGGGCCACCGACTCCCCGGACGCGGTCGTCCCGCGGTCGAGCGCGGCGCGCAGTCGTCGGAGCGACACCGGCTTCGGCGCCCAGCCGTCGTAGCCCGCGTCGAGCAGGGCGGCCGAGCGCCCCCGGAACTCGGTGTCCAGCAGCGCCACCAGGCGAGGGCGGCCTCCGGTGCGCCGCCGCGCGGCCGCCGCCGCTCCGCGGAGCACGCTCTCTCCGCACCGACCGTCGACCACCAGGGTGGCCTCGGGCGATGCGGATCCGATCCACCCGTGCACCGCGGCCGGCTCGAGCGCGACGGGTCGGCCTCCGGCTCGCTGCACCGTTTCGGCGAGCACCGAACGCAGCCGGTCGTCGGGAACGGCCAGGGCGACGTCCGCATCGGGCAGCGTCAGCGCCGGCGGTCCCTCGGGGGCCGCCTCCGCCTCGGTGAGCGGAATGGTCAGTGTGAAGGTCGACCCCTCTCCCGGGGCGCTCACCGCGCCCACCTCGCCGTTCATCAGCCGCGAGAGGCTGCGGCAGATCGACAGACCCAGTCCGGTGCCACCCGCGCGGCGCCCGTCGGAATCGGCCGCCTGCGTGAACTTCTCGAACATCGCCTCGAGCCGATCGGGCTCGATCCCGACCCCGGTGTCCTCCACCGAGAGCGCCAGGCGTCCGTCCGACGCCCGCGACACCTGAACCATCACGTGCCCCTCGTCGGTGAACCGCACGGCGTTGGCGGCGAGGTTCATCACCACCTGGCGGATGCGGCCACTGTCGCCGCGCACGAAGCGGGGCACGTCGGCGTCGAAGCGAAGGACGAGCTCGACCGGCTTGTCGGCCACCTTCGGGGCGAGCAGGTCGAGAATGTCTTCGAGAGCGAGCCGAAGATCGAAGTCGTCGATGTCGAGTTCGAGCTTGCCGGCCTCCAGCTTCGAGAAGTCGAGCACGTCGTTCACGATCGAGAGGAGCGCGTCGGCCGACCGCAGCACCAGCTCGGCCTGGTCGCGCTGCTCCGGCCCGAGGTCGCTCTCGAGCAGGAGTCCCGTCATCCCGAGCACGCCGTTGATGGGCGTGCGGATCTCGTGGCTCATGTTCGCGAGAAACTCCGCCTTGGCCCGCGCCAGCGCGCGCGCCTCCGCCTCGGATGCGCGCAGCGCCTGGGTGCGCTTCTCCACCGTGGCTTCGAGGTTGCGGCTGTAGGCCTCCATCTCGGCGTAGAGCATGCCCGATTCGACGGCCGCCGCACACTGCGCGAGCAGGGTCGAGAGCACCTTCTGCGCCACATGCGGCACGAAGGTGACGCCGTCGGGAAGGAGTCCCACGAACATGCCGAGCACCCGGGAGGGGGTGGACAGCACGTGCAACACCGTCCAGTTGCCGGAACGATGCGAGGGCACGATCACCGGGCGGGGGTCGTACAGAGCGGTGGCGAACGCTCCATGTCGAATCATGTGGGCGACTTCGGCCTCGACGAGATCGCCGTCCACGGCGGGGGCGACACCGGCCACACTGAAGCCGAGCCCGTCGTCGTCCACCGAGAGCAGCGCCACCGCCCGAAACTCCGCGACGCGACGGAACAGCGGTGCGGCCCGCGGGAAGAGGGTGGCGACGTCGGTGCACAGGTCGGCGCGGTTCTCGGCACCGTGGCCCAGAGTGGCAACGGCCCCGAGGGCTCCCGCGACCCAGTCGAGCACCTCCATGGTGGCCGCCTCCTGGGCGAGCACCGGAGGGATCGCGCGATCGTGCTCGAAGGTCACGCCGCCCCCATCAGGTGCAGGGCCGACTCGAGCTGTCCCTCCACATCGTCGATCAGCGCGGGCAGCTCCTCGGTGTCGAGACCGATGCGCTCCCACGCCTCGGGGCGGAAGGTCGGCACGAGGCCGTCACCGCAGCGGCCCCATCCCAGCCCGTGCGCCATCACTTCCGCCACGTGCACGGCCGAGGCCTCTCCGATGTAGCGCCCCCCCCGGAAGGGGTCGTGGTGCCAGGTGACGGCCTGCTGCAGCGACTCCGGGAGGTTCCAGGCGATCATGAGCGCCCCGCCCACCTCCGAGTGGTCGGTGCCCATCACGGCCTGCTCGCACTCGATCCAGGGAG contains the following coding sequences:
- a CDS encoding DUF1501 domain-containing protein; translated protein: MTIDRRTFLHATGMCFGGVATFGFPTVQFASVPEPGRLVFVLLRGGFDGLAALVPVGDPEYADLRAGMAFEPGDLFGLDGTFGLAPGLEPLREFWDAGEMVALHAMAIPFRTRSHFDGQAVLETGLGRPEGSADGWLNRLLQVMEGERSGIAVAAGMPRSLIGSYPVSTWSPAELGAVDDAYLDRLHLLYRSDPRLFNRFEAAVQQRDRVGDESMGEGGGRNADVGELFRAAARLIRTEAGPNVAALELSGWDTHANQGLVGGPLDRLLGRLAEGLVAFRDEMQERWSDTTVVVMTEFGRTARPNGTRGTDHGTAGAGFVLGPRVAGGRVVADWPGLADRQLYEGRDLHPTLDTRAVLKGIVRGAFDLTAGQADRVFPDSVGVRGRVDLMA
- a CDS encoding DUF1800 domain-containing protein, with translation MSAHRALNRFGLGARPDESRADADPRGWLESQLASEPERRPTPEGTEDPGSLLRAQLAASRTGDEAETREVRRRIGAHVTADAVDGLTARVAADRPFLERWVAFWSNHLCVGAGAKVPTRLLAGAYEREAIRPFVLGPFETLLLEATRHPAMITYLDNVRSVGPDSPAARRRGRRADTPVGLNENHARELLELHTLGVDGGYGQDDVRELARILTGWTVSGLGGAVGALRGEANGRAAFSFEPLVHDPGEKTVLGRRYAESGVAEGEQVIRDLARHPSTARFLATKLVRHFVADDPPAAAVDRLAGRFTETEGNLREVAREVIHLEEAWAPDHLKFRTPQDWLVAVLRGLGLRQAPPTLLGVLRDLRQPLWSPASPKGFDDTTDVWADPDGLLNRAEFARTVARTVSRRSRVDDPVRLAALVEREAGDPLHAILRDDAVATDERVALAFADPRFQWR
- a CDS encoding M28 family peptidase yields the protein MFRLPRVPVLLLAGAFPLFAGCRSEPSEPAATDSVVAADSAPGDRLMRDLEVLAHDSMAGRAVGTEGGRLARDYIVAQLRSMGLEPALDTFAVNTSVEPDSEPREGVNVRVTLPGTTHADRYIVTTAHYDHLGVREGEVYNGADDNASGTAGLLSLVRGWVDTPTEHSIIALFTDAEEGGLRGARHFVDEPPVPIEHLLLAVNLDMVGHSSSELWVAGTWPWPSLRPLVEAVEPAEPVALRFGHDTPEDQGADNWVMASDHGPFHQAGVPFLYFGVADHPDYHRPTDDVATIDPAFFRGAIETVRRVVARADSDLDGERSGPGR
- a CDS encoding alcohol dehydrogenase catalytic domain-containing protein — translated: MKAVTFQAIERVAVSECPDPALEGPRDAVVEVEAAGLCGSDLHPYFGRERGIDPGTILGHELVGRVVAAGPDAGVRVGDRVVSPFTTSCGRCAPCRSGLTARCVEGQLLGWVENGVGLHGAQAERIRIPLADGTLVPLPESLEDPALALLAGDILSTGLFGADAARVEAGRVVVVAGCGPVGLMAIRASLHRGARAVVAVDRVESRLATAATFGAEAAHLDGDPAAVVARLTEGRGADAAIEAVGSPGATRTAADLLRPGGVLSAVGVHTEPHLALSPGELYDRNLTYAAGRCPARHFLPEALDIAVRDAALLSTMITHRLPLAEAPEAYRAFGAHREGWGKVVFLPGG
- a CDS encoding ATP-binding protein, encoding MTFEHDRAIPPVLAQEAATMEVLDWVAGALGAVATLGHGAENRADLCTDVATLFPRAAPLFRRVAEFRAVALLSVDDDGLGFSVAGVAPAVDGDLVEAEVAHMIRHGAFATALYDPRPVIVPSHRSGNWTVLHVLSTPSRVLGMFVGLLPDGVTFVPHVAQKVLSTLLAQCAAAVESGMLYAEMEAYSRNLEATVEKRTQALRASEAEARALARAKAEFLANMSHEIRTPINGVLGMTGLLLESDLGPEQRDQAELVLRSADALLSIVNDVLDFSKLEAGKLELDIDDFDLRLALEDILDLLAPKVADKPVELVLRFDADVPRFVRGDSGRIRQVVMNLAANAVRFTDEGHVMVQVSRASDGRLALSVEDTGVGIEPDRLEAMFEKFTQAADSDGRRAGGTGLGLSICRSLSRLMNGEVGAVSAPGEGSTFTLTIPLTEAEAAPEGPPALTLPDADVALAVPDDRLRSVLAETVQRAGGRPVALEPAAVHGWIGSASPEATLVVDGRCGESVLRGAAAAARRRTGGRPRLVALLDTEFRGRSAALLDAGYDGWAPKPVSLRRLRAALDRGTTASGESVARKAGAPVSRRVLLAEDDAVNTMVATAMLEKLGCDVLAVPDGQEAVDAAARESFDLILLDGRMPNLDGYEAAKVLRARPECDRIPIVALTADDRDSERERARALGMDDYLTKPITLPALREALDRWLAPGARQRAEAGTRRGVAESG